A single Macaca mulatta isolate MMU2019108-1 chromosome 11, T2T-MMU8v2.0, whole genome shotgun sequence DNA region contains:
- the FOXM1 gene encoding forkhead box protein M1 isoform X8: protein MKTSPRRPLILKRRRLPLPVQNAPSETSEEEPKRSPARQEPNQAEASKEVAESNTCKFPAGIKIINHPTMSNTQVVAIPNNADIHSIITALTAKGKESGSSGPNKFILISCGGAPTQPPGLQPQTQTSYDAKRTEVTLETLGPQPAARDGNLPRPPGALCEQKRETCDGEAAGCTINKSLSNIQWLRKTSSDGLGSCSIKQEMEEKENCHLEQRQVKVEEPSRPSMSWQNSVSERPPYSYMAMIQFAINSTERKRMTLKDIYTWIEDHFPYFKHIAKPGWKNSIRHNLSLHDMFVRETSANGKVSFWTIHPSANRYLTLDQVFKPLDPGSPQLPEHLESQQKRPNPELRRNMTIKTELPLGARRKMKPLLPRVSSYLVPIQFPVNQSLVLQPSVKVPLPLAASLMSSELARHSKRVRIAPKVLLAEEGTAPLPSAGPGKEEKLLCGEGLCPLLPVQSIKEEQIQPGEEMPHLARPIKVESPPLEEWPSPAPSFKEESSHSWEDSPQSPTPRPKKSYGGLRSPTRCVSEMLVIPHRERRERSRSRRKQHLLPPCVAEPELLFSEGPSTSRWAAELPFPADSSQPAPQLSYPQEEGGPFKTPIKETLPISSTPSKSVLPRTPESWRLTPPAKVGGLDFSPVQTPQGASGPLPDPLELMDLSTTPLKSVPPFESPQRLLSSEPLDLASVPFGNSSPSDIEVPKPGSPEPQVSGLAANRSLTEGLVLDTMNDSLSKILLDISFPGLEEDPLGPDNINWSQFIPELQ from the exons ATGAAAACCAGCCCCCGTCGGCCACTGATTCTCAAAAGACGGAGGCTGCCCCTTCCTGTTCAAAATGCCCCAAGTGAAACATCAGAGGAGGAACCCAAGAGATCCCCTGCCCGACAGGAGCCTAACCAAGCAGAGGCCTCCAAGGAAGTGGCAGAGTCCAACACTTGCAAGTTTCCAGCTGGGATCAAGATTATTAACCACCCCACCATGTCCAACACCCAAGTGGTGGCCATCCCCAACAATGCCGACATCCACAGCATCATCACGGCACTGACTGCCAAGGGAAAAGAGAGCGGCAGTAGTGGGCCCAACAAATTCATCCTCATCAGTTGTGGGGGAGCCCCAACTCAGCCTCCAGGACTCCAGCCTCAAACCCAAACCAGCTATGATGCCAAAAGGACAGAAGTGACCCTGGAGACCTTGGGACCACAACCTGCAGCTAGGGATGGGAATCTTCCTAGACCACCTGGAGCCCTTTGCGAGCAGAAACGGGAGACCTGTG ATGGTGAGGCAGCAGGCTGCACTATCAACAAGAGCCTATCCAACATCCAGTGGCTCCGAAAGACGAGTTCTGATGGACTGGGCTCCTGCAGCATCAAGCAAGagatggaggagaaggagaatTGTCACCTGGAGCAGAGACAGGTTAAG GTTGAGGAACCTTCGAGACCATCAATGTCCTGGCAGAACTCTGTGTCTGAGCGGCCACCCTACTCTTACATGGCCATGATACAATTCGCCATCAACAGCACTGAGAGGAAGCGCATGACCTTGAAAGACATCTATACTTGGATAGAGGACCACTTTCCCTATTTTAAGCACATTGCCAAGCCAGGCTGGAAG AACTCCATCCGCCACAACCTTTCCCTGCATGACATGTTTGTCCGGGAGACGTCTGCCAATGGCAAGGTCTCCTTCTGGACCATTCACCCCAGTGCCAACCGCTACTTGACATTGGACCAGGTGTTTAAG CCACTGGACCCAGGGTCTCCACAATTGCCCGAGCACTTGGAATCA CAGCAGAAACGACCGAATCCAGAGCTCCGCCGGAACATGACCATCAAAACTGAACTCCCGCTGGGCGCAC GGCGGAAGATGAAGCCACTGTTACCACGGGTCAGCTCATACCTGGTGCCTATCCAATTCCCGGTGAACCAGTCACTGGTGTTGCAGCCCTCGGTGAAGGTGCCATTACCCCTGGCGGCTTCCCTCATGAGCTCAGAGCTTGCCCGCCATAGCAAGCGAGTCCGCATTGCCCCCAAG GTGCTGCTAGCTGAGGAGGGGACAGCTCCTCTTCCTTCTGCAGGGCCAGGGAAAGAGGAGAAACTGCTGTGTGGAGAAGGGCTGTGTCCTTTGCTTCCAGTTCAGTCTATCAAGGAGGAACAAATCCAGCCTGGGGAGGAAATGCCGCACTTAGCGAGACCCATCAAAGTGGAGAGCCCCCCCTTGGAAGAGTGGCCCTCCCCGGCCCCGTCCTTCAAAGAGGAATCATCTCACTCCTGGGAGGATTCACCCCAATCTCCCACCCCAAGACCCAAGAAGTCCTACGGTGGGCTTAGGTCGCCAACCCGGTGTGTCTCGGAAATGCTTGTGATCCCAcacagggagaggagggagaggagccgGTCTCGGAGGAAACAGCATCTACTGCCTCCCTGCGTGGCTGAGCCGGAGCTGCTCTTCTCAGAGGGGCCCAGTACTTCCCGCTGGGCTGCAGAACTCCCGTTCCCGGCAGACTCCTCTCAGCCTGCCCCCCAGCTCAGCTACCCCCAGGAAGAGGGAGGACCTTTTAAGACACCCATTAAGGAAACGCTGCCCATCTCCTCCACCCCGAGCAAATCTGTCCTCCCCAGAACGCCTGAATCCTGGAGGCTCACGCCCCCAGCCAAAGTAGGGGGGCTGGATTTCAGCCCAGTACAAACCCCCCAGGGCGCCTCTGGCCCCTTGCCTGACCCCCTGGAGCTGATGGATCTCAGCACCACTCCACTGAAAAGCGTTCCCCCCTTTGAATCACCGCAAAGGCTTCTCAGTTCAGAACCCTTAGACCTCGCCTCCGTCCCCTTTGGCAACTCTTCTCCCTCAGATATAGAAGTCCCCAAGCCAGGCTCCCCGGAGCCACAGGTTTCTGGCCTCGCAGCCAATCGTTCTCTGACAGAAGGCCTGGTTCTGGACACAATGAATGATAGCCTCAGCAAGATCCTGCTGGACATCAGCTTTCCTGGCTTGGAGGAGGACCCACTGGGCCCTGACAACATCAACTGGTCCCAGTTTATTCCTGAGCTACAATAG
- the FOXM1 gene encoding forkhead box protein M1 isoform X2, translating to MKTSPRRPLILKRRRLPLPVQNAPSETSEEEPKRSPARQEPNQAEASKEVAESNTCKFPAGIKIINHPTMSNTQVVAIPNNADIHSIITALTAKGKESGSSGPNKFILISCGGAPTQPPGLQPQTQTSYDAKRTEVTLETLGPQPAARDGNLPRPPGALCEQKRETCADGEAAGCTINKSLSNIQWLRKTSSDGLGSCSIKQEMEEKENCHLEQRQVKVQGAHVQVEEPSRPSMSWQNSVSERPPYSYMAMIQFAINSTERKRMTLKDIYTWIEDHFPYFKHIAKPGWKNSIRHNLSLHDMFVRETSANGKVSFWTIHPSANRYLTLDQVFKPLDPGSPQLPEHLESQQKRPNPELRRNMTIKTELPLGARRKMKPLLPRVSSYLVPIQFPVNQSLVLQPSVKVPLPLAASLMSSELARHSKRVRIAPKVLLAEEGTAPLPSAGPGKEEKLLCGEGLCPLLPVQSIKEEQIQPGEEMPHLARPIKVESPPLEEWPSPAPSFKEESSHSWEDSPQSPTPRPKKSYGGLRSPTRCVSEMLVIPHRERRERSRSRRKQHLLPPCVAEPELLFSEGPSTSRWAAELPFPADSSQPAPQLSYPQEEGGPFKTPIKETLPISSTPSKSVLPRTPESWRLTPPAKVGGLDFSPVQTPQGASGPLPDPLELMDLSTTPLKSVPPFESPQRLLSSEPLDLASVPFGNSSPSDIEVPKPGSPEPQVSGLAANRSLTEGLVLDTMNDSLSKILLDISFPGLEEDPLGPDNINWSQFIPELQ from the exons ATGAAAACCAGCCCCCGTCGGCCACTGATTCTCAAAAGACGGAGGCTGCCCCTTCCTGTTCAAAATGCCCCAAGTGAAACATCAGAGGAGGAACCCAAGAGATCCCCTGCCCGACAGGAGCCTAACCAAGCAGAGGCCTCCAAGGAAGTGGCAGAGTCCAACACTTGCAAGTTTCCAGCTGGGATCAAGATTATTAACCACCCCACCATGTCCAACACCCAAGTGGTGGCCATCCCCAACAATGCCGACATCCACAGCATCATCACGGCACTGACTGCCAAGGGAAAAGAGAGCGGCAGTAGTGGGCCCAACAAATTCATCCTCATCAGTTGTGGGGGAGCCCCAACTCAGCCTCCAGGACTCCAGCCTCAAACCCAAACCAGCTATGATGCCAAAAGGACAGAAGTGACCCTGGAGACCTTGGGACCACAACCTGCAGCTAGGGATGGGAATCTTCCTAGACCACCTGGAGCCCTTTGCGAGCAGAAACGGGAGACCTGTG CAGATGGTGAGGCAGCAGGCTGCACTATCAACAAGAGCCTATCCAACATCCAGTGGCTCCGAAAGACGAGTTCTGATGGACTGGGCTCCTGCAGCATCAAGCAAGagatggaggagaaggagaatTGTCACCTGGAGCAGAGACAGGTTAAG gttcagggggcacatgtgcag GTTGAGGAACCTTCGAGACCATCAATGTCCTGGCAGAACTCTGTGTCTGAGCGGCCACCCTACTCTTACATGGCCATGATACAATTCGCCATCAACAGCACTGAGAGGAAGCGCATGACCTTGAAAGACATCTATACTTGGATAGAGGACCACTTTCCCTATTTTAAGCACATTGCCAAGCCAGGCTGGAAG AACTCCATCCGCCACAACCTTTCCCTGCATGACATGTTTGTCCGGGAGACGTCTGCCAATGGCAAGGTCTCCTTCTGGACCATTCACCCCAGTGCCAACCGCTACTTGACATTGGACCAGGTGTTTAAG CCACTGGACCCAGGGTCTCCACAATTGCCCGAGCACTTGGAATCA CAGCAGAAACGACCGAATCCAGAGCTCCGCCGGAACATGACCATCAAAACTGAACTCCCGCTGGGCGCAC GGCGGAAGATGAAGCCACTGTTACCACGGGTCAGCTCATACCTGGTGCCTATCCAATTCCCGGTGAACCAGTCACTGGTGTTGCAGCCCTCGGTGAAGGTGCCATTACCCCTGGCGGCTTCCCTCATGAGCTCAGAGCTTGCCCGCCATAGCAAGCGAGTCCGCATTGCCCCCAAG GTGCTGCTAGCTGAGGAGGGGACAGCTCCTCTTCCTTCTGCAGGGCCAGGGAAAGAGGAGAAACTGCTGTGTGGAGAAGGGCTGTGTCCTTTGCTTCCAGTTCAGTCTATCAAGGAGGAACAAATCCAGCCTGGGGAGGAAATGCCGCACTTAGCGAGACCCATCAAAGTGGAGAGCCCCCCCTTGGAAGAGTGGCCCTCCCCGGCCCCGTCCTTCAAAGAGGAATCATCTCACTCCTGGGAGGATTCACCCCAATCTCCCACCCCAAGACCCAAGAAGTCCTACGGTGGGCTTAGGTCGCCAACCCGGTGTGTCTCGGAAATGCTTGTGATCCCAcacagggagaggagggagaggagccgGTCTCGGAGGAAACAGCATCTACTGCCTCCCTGCGTGGCTGAGCCGGAGCTGCTCTTCTCAGAGGGGCCCAGTACTTCCCGCTGGGCTGCAGAACTCCCGTTCCCGGCAGACTCCTCTCAGCCTGCCCCCCAGCTCAGCTACCCCCAGGAAGAGGGAGGACCTTTTAAGACACCCATTAAGGAAACGCTGCCCATCTCCTCCACCCCGAGCAAATCTGTCCTCCCCAGAACGCCTGAATCCTGGAGGCTCACGCCCCCAGCCAAAGTAGGGGGGCTGGATTTCAGCCCAGTACAAACCCCCCAGGGCGCCTCTGGCCCCTTGCCTGACCCCCTGGAGCTGATGGATCTCAGCACCACTCCACTGAAAAGCGTTCCCCCCTTTGAATCACCGCAAAGGCTTCTCAGTTCAGAACCCTTAGACCTCGCCTCCGTCCCCTTTGGCAACTCTTCTCCCTCAGATATAGAAGTCCCCAAGCCAGGCTCCCCGGAGCCACAGGTTTCTGGCCTCGCAGCCAATCGTTCTCTGACAGAAGGCCTGGTTCTGGACACAATGAATGATAGCCTCAGCAAGATCCTGCTGGACATCAGCTTTCCTGGCTTGGAGGAGGACCCACTGGGCCCTGACAACATCAACTGGTCCCAGTTTATTCCTGAGCTACAATAG
- the FOXM1 gene encoding forkhead box protein M1 isoform X6 translates to MKTSPRRPLILKRRRLPLPVQNAPSETSEEEPKRSPARQEPNQAEASKEVAESNTCKFPAGIKIINHPTMSNTQVVAIPNNADIHSIITALTAKGKESGSSGPNKFILISCGGAPTQPPGLQPQTQTSYDAKRTEVTLETLGPQPAARDGNLPRPPGALCEQKRETCADGEAAGCTINKSLSNIQWLRKTSSDGLGSCSIKQEMEEKENCHLEQRQVKVEEPSRPSMSWQNSVSERPPYSYMAMIQFAINSTERKRMTLKDIYTWIEDHFPYFKHIAKPGWKNSIRHNLSLHDMFVRETSANGKVSFWTIHPSANRYLTLDQVFKPLDPGSPQLPEHLESQQKRPNPELRRNMTIKTELPLGARRKMKPLLPRVSSYLVPIQFPVNQSLVLQPSVKVPLPLAASLMSSELARHSKRVRIAPKVLLAEEGTAPLPSAGPGKEEKLLCGEGLCPLLPVQSIKEEQIQPGEEMPHLARPIKVESPPLEEWPSPAPSFKEESSHSWEDSPQSPTPRPKKSYGGLRSPTRCVSEMLVIPHRERRERSRSRRKQHLLPPCVAEPELLFSEGPSTSRWAAELPFPADSSQPAPQLSYPQEEGGPFKTPIKETLPISSTPSKSVLPRTPESWRLTPPAKVGGLDFSPVQTPQGASGPLPDPLELMDLSTTPLKSVPPFESPQRLLSSEPLDLASVPFGNSSPSDIEVPKPGSPEPQVSGLAANRSLTEGLVLDTMNDSLSKILLDISFPGLEEDPLGPDNINWSQFIPELQ, encoded by the exons ATGAAAACCAGCCCCCGTCGGCCACTGATTCTCAAAAGACGGAGGCTGCCCCTTCCTGTTCAAAATGCCCCAAGTGAAACATCAGAGGAGGAACCCAAGAGATCCCCTGCCCGACAGGAGCCTAACCAAGCAGAGGCCTCCAAGGAAGTGGCAGAGTCCAACACTTGCAAGTTTCCAGCTGGGATCAAGATTATTAACCACCCCACCATGTCCAACACCCAAGTGGTGGCCATCCCCAACAATGCCGACATCCACAGCATCATCACGGCACTGACTGCCAAGGGAAAAGAGAGCGGCAGTAGTGGGCCCAACAAATTCATCCTCATCAGTTGTGGGGGAGCCCCAACTCAGCCTCCAGGACTCCAGCCTCAAACCCAAACCAGCTATGATGCCAAAAGGACAGAAGTGACCCTGGAGACCTTGGGACCACAACCTGCAGCTAGGGATGGGAATCTTCCTAGACCACCTGGAGCCCTTTGCGAGCAGAAACGGGAGACCTGTG CAGATGGTGAGGCAGCAGGCTGCACTATCAACAAGAGCCTATCCAACATCCAGTGGCTCCGAAAGACGAGTTCTGATGGACTGGGCTCCTGCAGCATCAAGCAAGagatggaggagaaggagaatTGTCACCTGGAGCAGAGACAGGTTAAG GTTGAGGAACCTTCGAGACCATCAATGTCCTGGCAGAACTCTGTGTCTGAGCGGCCACCCTACTCTTACATGGCCATGATACAATTCGCCATCAACAGCACTGAGAGGAAGCGCATGACCTTGAAAGACATCTATACTTGGATAGAGGACCACTTTCCCTATTTTAAGCACATTGCCAAGCCAGGCTGGAAG AACTCCATCCGCCACAACCTTTCCCTGCATGACATGTTTGTCCGGGAGACGTCTGCCAATGGCAAGGTCTCCTTCTGGACCATTCACCCCAGTGCCAACCGCTACTTGACATTGGACCAGGTGTTTAAG CCACTGGACCCAGGGTCTCCACAATTGCCCGAGCACTTGGAATCA CAGCAGAAACGACCGAATCCAGAGCTCCGCCGGAACATGACCATCAAAACTGAACTCCCGCTGGGCGCAC GGCGGAAGATGAAGCCACTGTTACCACGGGTCAGCTCATACCTGGTGCCTATCCAATTCCCGGTGAACCAGTCACTGGTGTTGCAGCCCTCGGTGAAGGTGCCATTACCCCTGGCGGCTTCCCTCATGAGCTCAGAGCTTGCCCGCCATAGCAAGCGAGTCCGCATTGCCCCCAAG GTGCTGCTAGCTGAGGAGGGGACAGCTCCTCTTCCTTCTGCAGGGCCAGGGAAAGAGGAGAAACTGCTGTGTGGAGAAGGGCTGTGTCCTTTGCTTCCAGTTCAGTCTATCAAGGAGGAACAAATCCAGCCTGGGGAGGAAATGCCGCACTTAGCGAGACCCATCAAAGTGGAGAGCCCCCCCTTGGAAGAGTGGCCCTCCCCGGCCCCGTCCTTCAAAGAGGAATCATCTCACTCCTGGGAGGATTCACCCCAATCTCCCACCCCAAGACCCAAGAAGTCCTACGGTGGGCTTAGGTCGCCAACCCGGTGTGTCTCGGAAATGCTTGTGATCCCAcacagggagaggagggagaggagccgGTCTCGGAGGAAACAGCATCTACTGCCTCCCTGCGTGGCTGAGCCGGAGCTGCTCTTCTCAGAGGGGCCCAGTACTTCCCGCTGGGCTGCAGAACTCCCGTTCCCGGCAGACTCCTCTCAGCCTGCCCCCCAGCTCAGCTACCCCCAGGAAGAGGGAGGACCTTTTAAGACACCCATTAAGGAAACGCTGCCCATCTCCTCCACCCCGAGCAAATCTGTCCTCCCCAGAACGCCTGAATCCTGGAGGCTCACGCCCCCAGCCAAAGTAGGGGGGCTGGATTTCAGCCCAGTACAAACCCCCCAGGGCGCCTCTGGCCCCTTGCCTGACCCCCTGGAGCTGATGGATCTCAGCACCACTCCACTGAAAAGCGTTCCCCCCTTTGAATCACCGCAAAGGCTTCTCAGTTCAGAACCCTTAGACCTCGCCTCCGTCCCCTTTGGCAACTCTTCTCCCTCAGATATAGAAGTCCCCAAGCCAGGCTCCCCGGAGCCACAGGTTTCTGGCCTCGCAGCCAATCGTTCTCTGACAGAAGGCCTGGTTCTGGACACAATGAATGATAGCCTCAGCAAGATCCTGCTGGACATCAGCTTTCCTGGCTTGGAGGAGGACCCACTGGGCCCTGACAACATCAACTGGTCCCAGTTTATTCCTGAGCTACAATAG
- the FOXM1 gene encoding forkhead box protein M1 isoform X9: MKTSPRRPLILKRRRLPLPVQNAPSETSEEEPKRSPARQEPNQAEASKEVAESNTCKFPAGIKIINHPTMSNTQVVAIPNNADIHSIITALTAKGKESGSSGPNKFILISCGGAPTQPPGLQPQTQTSYDAKRTEVTLETLGPQPAARDGNLPRPPGALCEQKRETCADGEAAGCTINKSLSNIQWLRKTSSDGLGSCSIKQEMEEKENCHLEQRQVKVQGAHVQVEEPSRPSMSWQNSVSERPPYSYMAMIQFAINSTERKRMTLKDIYTWIEDHFPYFKHIAKPGWKNSIRHNLSLHDMFVRETSANGKVSFWTIHPSANRYLTLDQVFKQQKRPNPELRRNMTIKTELPLGARRKMKPLLPRVSSYLVPIQFPVNQSLVLQPSVKVPLPLAASLMSSELARHSKRVRIAPKVLLAEEGTAPLPSAGPGKEEKLLCGEGLCPLLPVQSIKEEQIQPGEEMPHLARPIKVESPPLEEWPSPAPSFKEESSHSWEDSPQSPTPRPKKSYGGLRSPTRCVSEMLVIPHRERRERSRSRRKQHLLPPCVAEPELLFSEGPSTSRWAAELPFPADSSQPAPQLSYPQEEGGPFKTPIKETLPISSTPSKSVLPRTPESWRLTPPAKVGGLDFSPVQTPQGASGPLPDPLELMDLSTTPLKSVPPFESPQRLLSSEPLDLASVPFGNSSPSDIEVPKPGSPEPQVSGLAANRSLTEGLVLDTMNDSLSKILLDISFPGLEEDPLGPDNINWSQFIPELQ; encoded by the exons ATGAAAACCAGCCCCCGTCGGCCACTGATTCTCAAAAGACGGAGGCTGCCCCTTCCTGTTCAAAATGCCCCAAGTGAAACATCAGAGGAGGAACCCAAGAGATCCCCTGCCCGACAGGAGCCTAACCAAGCAGAGGCCTCCAAGGAAGTGGCAGAGTCCAACACTTGCAAGTTTCCAGCTGGGATCAAGATTATTAACCACCCCACCATGTCCAACACCCAAGTGGTGGCCATCCCCAACAATGCCGACATCCACAGCATCATCACGGCACTGACTGCCAAGGGAAAAGAGAGCGGCAGTAGTGGGCCCAACAAATTCATCCTCATCAGTTGTGGGGGAGCCCCAACTCAGCCTCCAGGACTCCAGCCTCAAACCCAAACCAGCTATGATGCCAAAAGGACAGAAGTGACCCTGGAGACCTTGGGACCACAACCTGCAGCTAGGGATGGGAATCTTCCTAGACCACCTGGAGCCCTTTGCGAGCAGAAACGGGAGACCTGTG CAGATGGTGAGGCAGCAGGCTGCACTATCAACAAGAGCCTATCCAACATCCAGTGGCTCCGAAAGACGAGTTCTGATGGACTGGGCTCCTGCAGCATCAAGCAAGagatggaggagaaggagaatTGTCACCTGGAGCAGAGACAGGTTAAG gttcagggggcacatgtgcag GTTGAGGAACCTTCGAGACCATCAATGTCCTGGCAGAACTCTGTGTCTGAGCGGCCACCCTACTCTTACATGGCCATGATACAATTCGCCATCAACAGCACTGAGAGGAAGCGCATGACCTTGAAAGACATCTATACTTGGATAGAGGACCACTTTCCCTATTTTAAGCACATTGCCAAGCCAGGCTGGAAG AACTCCATCCGCCACAACCTTTCCCTGCATGACATGTTTGTCCGGGAGACGTCTGCCAATGGCAAGGTCTCCTTCTGGACCATTCACCCCAGTGCCAACCGCTACTTGACATTGGACCAGGTGTTTAAG CAGCAGAAACGACCGAATCCAGAGCTCCGCCGGAACATGACCATCAAAACTGAACTCCCGCTGGGCGCAC GGCGGAAGATGAAGCCACTGTTACCACGGGTCAGCTCATACCTGGTGCCTATCCAATTCCCGGTGAACCAGTCACTGGTGTTGCAGCCCTCGGTGAAGGTGCCATTACCCCTGGCGGCTTCCCTCATGAGCTCAGAGCTTGCCCGCCATAGCAAGCGAGTCCGCATTGCCCCCAAG GTGCTGCTAGCTGAGGAGGGGACAGCTCCTCTTCCTTCTGCAGGGCCAGGGAAAGAGGAGAAACTGCTGTGTGGAGAAGGGCTGTGTCCTTTGCTTCCAGTTCAGTCTATCAAGGAGGAACAAATCCAGCCTGGGGAGGAAATGCCGCACTTAGCGAGACCCATCAAAGTGGAGAGCCCCCCCTTGGAAGAGTGGCCCTCCCCGGCCCCGTCCTTCAAAGAGGAATCATCTCACTCCTGGGAGGATTCACCCCAATCTCCCACCCCAAGACCCAAGAAGTCCTACGGTGGGCTTAGGTCGCCAACCCGGTGTGTCTCGGAAATGCTTGTGATCCCAcacagggagaggagggagaggagccgGTCTCGGAGGAAACAGCATCTACTGCCTCCCTGCGTGGCTGAGCCGGAGCTGCTCTTCTCAGAGGGGCCCAGTACTTCCCGCTGGGCTGCAGAACTCCCGTTCCCGGCAGACTCCTCTCAGCCTGCCCCCCAGCTCAGCTACCCCCAGGAAGAGGGAGGACCTTTTAAGACACCCATTAAGGAAACGCTGCCCATCTCCTCCACCCCGAGCAAATCTGTCCTCCCCAGAACGCCTGAATCCTGGAGGCTCACGCCCCCAGCCAAAGTAGGGGGGCTGGATTTCAGCCCAGTACAAACCCCCCAGGGCGCCTCTGGCCCCTTGCCTGACCCCCTGGAGCTGATGGATCTCAGCACCACTCCACTGAAAAGCGTTCCCCCCTTTGAATCACCGCAAAGGCTTCTCAGTTCAGAACCCTTAGACCTCGCCTCCGTCCCCTTTGGCAACTCTTCTCCCTCAGATATAGAAGTCCCCAAGCCAGGCTCCCCGGAGCCACAGGTTTCTGGCCTCGCAGCCAATCGTTCTCTGACAGAAGGCCTGGTTCTGGACACAATGAATGATAGCCTCAGCAAGATCCTGCTGGACATCAGCTTTCCTGGCTTGGAGGAGGACCCACTGGGCCCTGACAACATCAACTGGTCCCAGTTTATTCCTGAGCTACAATAG
- the FOXM1 gene encoding forkhead box protein M1 isoform X15, which translates to MKTSPRRPLILKRRRLPLPVQNAPSETSEEEPKRSPARQEPNQAEASKEVAESNTCKFPAGIKIINHPTMSNTQVVAIPNNADIHSIITALTAKGKESGSSGPNKFILISCGGAPTQPPGLQPQTQTSYDAKRTEVTLETLGPQPAARDGNLPRPPGALCEQKRETCADGEAAGCTINKSLSNIQWLRKTSSDGLGSCSIKQEMEEKENCHLEQRQVKVEEPSRPSMSWQNSVSERPPYSYMAMIQFAINSTERKRMTLKDIYTWIEDHFPYFKHIAKPGWKNSIRHNLSLHDMFVRETSANGKVSFWTIHPSANRYLTLDQVFKPLDPGSPQLPEHLESQQKRPNPELRRNMTIKTELPLGARRKMKPLLPRVSSYLVPIQFPVNQSLVLQPSVKVPLPLAASLMSSELARHSKRVRIAPKVFGEQVVFGYMSAAS; encoded by the exons ATGAAAACCAGCCCCCGTCGGCCACTGATTCTCAAAAGACGGAGGCTGCCCCTTCCTGTTCAAAATGCCCCAAGTGAAACATCAGAGGAGGAACCCAAGAGATCCCCTGCCCGACAGGAGCCTAACCAAGCAGAGGCCTCCAAGGAAGTGGCAGAGTCCAACACTTGCAAGTTTCCAGCTGGGATCAAGATTATTAACCACCCCACCATGTCCAACACCCAAGTGGTGGCCATCCCCAACAATGCCGACATCCACAGCATCATCACGGCACTGACTGCCAAGGGAAAAGAGAGCGGCAGTAGTGGGCCCAACAAATTCATCCTCATCAGTTGTGGGGGAGCCCCAACTCAGCCTCCAGGACTCCAGCCTCAAACCCAAACCAGCTATGATGCCAAAAGGACAGAAGTGACCCTGGAGACCTTGGGACCACAACCTGCAGCTAGGGATGGGAATCTTCCTAGACCACCTGGAGCCCTTTGCGAGCAGAAACGGGAGACCTGTG CAGATGGTGAGGCAGCAGGCTGCACTATCAACAAGAGCCTATCCAACATCCAGTGGCTCCGAAAGACGAGTTCTGATGGACTGGGCTCCTGCAGCATCAAGCAAGagatggaggagaaggagaatTGTCACCTGGAGCAGAGACAGGTTAAG GTTGAGGAACCTTCGAGACCATCAATGTCCTGGCAGAACTCTGTGTCTGAGCGGCCACCCTACTCTTACATGGCCATGATACAATTCGCCATCAACAGCACTGAGAGGAAGCGCATGACCTTGAAAGACATCTATACTTGGATAGAGGACCACTTTCCCTATTTTAAGCACATTGCCAAGCCAGGCTGGAAG AACTCCATCCGCCACAACCTTTCCCTGCATGACATGTTTGTCCGGGAGACGTCTGCCAATGGCAAGGTCTCCTTCTGGACCATTCACCCCAGTGCCAACCGCTACTTGACATTGGACCAGGTGTTTAAG CCACTGGACCCAGGGTCTCCACAATTGCCCGAGCACTTGGAATCA CAGCAGAAACGACCGAATCCAGAGCTCCGCCGGAACATGACCATCAAAACTGAACTCCCGCTGGGCGCAC GGCGGAAGATGAAGCCACTGTTACCACGGGTCAGCTCATACCTGGTGCCTATCCAATTCCCGGTGAACCAGTCACTGGTGTTGCAGCCCTCGGTGAAGGTGCCATTACCCCTGGCGGCTTCCCTCATGAGCTCAGAGCTTGCCCGCCATAGCAAGCGAGTCCGCATTGCCCCCAAG gtttttggggaacaggtggtgtttggttacatga GTGCTGCTAGCTGA